In a single window of the Terriglobus roseus genome:
- a CDS encoding KdsC family phosphatase codes for MEIELQERAAKIKVVVFDVDGVLTDGMLYFIPTGKKEDGSVASVEVKGFSAHDGLGMGIGRIAGLRFGIITKRSSDTVAVRMRDLKVEFIHQGSQQKMEAIRSIMAEADVALDEIAYVGDDIIDLPPMRAVGLAVATWNAREQVKAAAHYVTPSAGGHGAGRDTIDLILDAKGVLLESMEEYLRQAGTATDIGHGVQ; via the coding sequence ATGGAAATCGAACTTCAGGAACGCGCCGCAAAGATTAAAGTTGTCGTCTTCGATGTGGATGGTGTGCTGACCGACGGCATGCTGTACTTCATCCCCACCGGTAAGAAAGAGGATGGCTCTGTCGCGTCCGTTGAGGTCAAGGGCTTCTCCGCGCATGACGGCCTGGGCATGGGCATCGGCCGCATTGCCGGGCTGCGCTTCGGCATTATCACCAAGCGGTCGAGCGACACGGTTGCCGTTCGCATGCGCGACCTGAAAGTTGAGTTCATTCACCAGGGATCGCAGCAGAAGATGGAGGCGATCCGCTCCATCATGGCAGAGGCGGATGTCGCGCTGGATGAGATTGCCTATGTCGGGGACGACATCATCGACCTGCCGCCGATGCGTGCAGTTGGGCTTGCGGTCGCGACGTGGAATGCGCGTGAGCAGGTGAAGGCCGCGGCGCACTATGTCACGCCCAGCGCGGGTGGACATGGCGCGGGTCGCGACACGATTGATCTGATCCTGGATGCGAAGGGCGTCCTGCTGGAGTCGATGGAGGAGTATTTGCGCCAGGCTGGTACGGCGACGGACATCGGCCACGGCGTCCAGTAA
- a CDS encoding c-type cytochrome, which yields MRNSSKVLFSSVAVLGLSFLSAGAQMSEAATHGKATFDSKCAICHSADTTDKKIGPGLKGLYARGVMADGTTKVTDETVTDRIMNGKVPMPPFKDQLKPVEITEVVEYLKTL from the coding sequence ATGCGCAACAGCAGCAAGGTTCTCTTCTCCAGCGTGGCCGTTCTTGGCCTGTCGTTCCTGAGCGCGGGCGCGCAGATGAGCGAAGCCGCCACCCACGGCAAGGCCACCTTCGACTCCAAGTGCGCCATCTGTCACAGCGCCGATACCACCGACAAGAAGATTGGCCCGGGCCTGAAAGGCCTGTACGCCCGCGGGGTGATGGCGGACGGCACCACCAAGGTTACCGACGAAACGGTGACCGATCGCATCATGAACGGCAAGGTTCCCATGCCGCCATTCAAGGACCAGTTGAAGCCCGTGGAGATCACGGAAGTCGTCGAGTATCTCAAGACGCTGTAA
- a CDS encoding RNA polymerase sigma factor, whose translation MAGLSNPISLFRTAAQSAPGVEAVSSQDTAALQAEVLALFDDLRDRLLRYSLSFGIARHDAEDVLQECFLALFRHLQAGRSRENLSGWAFRTTHNLSLKRRASVHAEYRAAVPEETAQIQVCDDGPGPEEHVLFSERQERLRAVVRALPETDQMCLRLRADGMRYREIAGTLGISLGSVAASLARSFERLQRMDAR comes from the coding sequence ATGGCCGGCCTCTCCAATCCGATCAGCCTGTTCCGCACTGCCGCGCAGAGTGCACCGGGGGTGGAAGCCGTCTCATCGCAGGACACTGCGGCGCTGCAGGCTGAAGTGCTGGCTCTGTTTGACGATCTGCGTGATCGGCTGCTGCGGTACAGCCTGTCGTTCGGGATCGCACGTCATGATGCGGAAGATGTTCTGCAGGAGTGCTTCCTGGCGCTCTTCCGGCATCTGCAGGCCGGTCGCTCGCGTGAGAACCTTTCCGGCTGGGCCTTCCGGACGACTCACAATCTTTCGCTCAAGCGTCGCGCTTCAGTGCATGCCGAGTATCGCGCTGCCGTGCCGGAGGAGACAGCCCAGATCCAGGTGTGCGACGACGGTCCAGGGCCGGAAGAGCATGTGCTTTTCAGCGAACGTCAGGAGCGCCTGCGCGCCGTCGTTCGTGCGCTGCCGGAGACGGACCAGATGTGTCTGAGGCTGCGCGCGGATGGCATGCGGTATCGCGAGATTGCCGGTACGCTCGGCATCTCCCTCGGATCCGTCGCAGCGTCGCTCGCGCGCTCATTCGAGCGACTGCAGAGGATGGACGCGCGATGA
- a CDS encoding beta-propeller fold lactonase family protein, translating to MRNTRHLVLSASLLVALTGCKSAPKSEAPAAPAGPTMETAKGPRIYVTDEVSGELTVIDATTMKQLEQLKIGTRPRGIHASPDGKTLYIALSGTPIGGPGVDESTLPPSDHSKDGIGVFDIAANKLLKIIPGGSDPENFDLSKDGKKLYVSNEDESAVSIIDIDSGKIDATQKMGAQPEGVKTSPDGSFVFVTSEAGGTISVLDPKTGKITATFPVGHRPRNVAFTPDGKTAYINAENDGTVTVIDVAKKKIVKTIELGKPGEVKPMFVLMSPDASKLYTSTGRGGKVVVIDTKTQAPVGDVAVGKRPWGIALSPDGSTLYTANGPSNDVTAVDLATMTVKAKAPSGGSPWGLVVLP from the coding sequence ATGCGGAACACGCGTCACCTGGTACTTTCGGCAAGCCTGCTCGTCGCCCTCACCGGATGCAAGTCCGCACCCAAGTCCGAGGCGCCTGCCGCGCCCGCGGGTCCAACCATGGAGACGGCCAAGGGACCGCGCATCTACGTTACGGACGAGGTCTCCGGCGAACTGACTGTCATTGACGCGACCACCATGAAGCAGTTGGAGCAGTTGAAGATCGGCACGCGTCCGCGCGGCATTCATGCCAGCCCGGATGGTAAGACGTTGTACATCGCACTGAGTGGCACGCCCATCGGCGGTCCGGGCGTGGATGAGAGCACGCTGCCACCCAGCGACCACTCCAAGGACGGCATCGGTGTCTTCGACATCGCAGCGAATAAGCTGCTGAAGATCATCCCGGGTGGCAGCGATCCGGAAAACTTCGACCTGAGCAAAGACGGCAAGAAGCTCTATGTGTCGAACGAAGATGAGAGCGCTGTTTCCATCATCGACATCGACAGCGGCAAGATCGACGCGACCCAGAAGATGGGCGCGCAGCCGGAGGGCGTGAAGACGTCGCCGGACGGCAGCTTTGTCTTTGTCACCTCGGAGGCAGGCGGAACCATCTCCGTGCTGGATCCGAAGACTGGCAAGATCACCGCGACCTTCCCGGTCGGCCATCGCCCACGCAACGTGGCCTTCACGCCTGACGGCAAGACCGCGTATATCAATGCGGAAAACGATGGCACAGTCACTGTCATCGATGTTGCAAAGAAGAAGATCGTGAAGACCATCGAACTCGGCAAGCCGGGTGAGGTGAAGCCCATGTTCGTGCTGATGTCGCCCGACGCGTCGAAGCTGTACACCAGCACCGGACGCGGTGGTAAGGTGGTCGTCATCGATACAAAGACACAGGCACCGGTGGGCGATGTGGCCGTGGGCAAGCGTCCCTGGGGTATCGCACTGTCACCCGACGGCAGCACGCTCTACACGGCCAACGGCCCTTCGAACGATGTGACCGCTGTCGACCTGGCCACCATGACCGTCAAGGCCAAGGCGCCCTCGGGCGGAAGCCCCTGGGGTCTGGTGGTTCTACCGTAG
- a CDS encoding TonB-dependent receptor gives MSSIHLQVNDPAGRALVSHGVLYGPSPSRRVQTESDGSLTLSDLAFGRYTLVLSNSGFAAQTLHFNLRSTEPVQRTVVMTIGSTNTSVNVIASTPIGSLDVPLSDVPLPVQTVTSQTIEDTNAIDLTDTLKRRLNGVYVNENQNNPFQPDVNYRGYTASPLVGAPAGLSVYLDGVRQNQPFGDVVQWDLIPKVAISTTELIPGSNPVYGLNTLGGAIAVQTKDGISNSGFSISGYGGGFGRRAVDAEWGGSKGPWNWFAAGTLFHEDGWRVQSPSSVKQSFAKIGYAHKDTLLSLSGGYSINNLIGNGTQDFRAMNRTTGLNHGYGSVYSIPDATYQHQPFLTLNVTQTLSHGLSINGNAYIRSTRTNTSNGDVNDNSFDQSLYTLSTGDKTALTAAHIPFPTTPITAANTPFPYLRCVAQTLEKAEPAEKCTGVDTDTVNRQHAYGASAALSWNTTHNKLAVGAGFDRGGLTFIQTSQWGYLNPDGITITRVPSFSDGSEIDDSGSPIDSRVNLHGVTTTPSFYLTDTLSLGKWVFNAGGRYNHTNIDNTDRLPPSAAHGTLTAVNIFQRFNPTAGMVYKPSAMLNAYFDYGEASRAPTSTELGCADPDFPCSLPNALVSDPPLKQVVSRTYEFGFRGNPDGRYRYSAGYFHTINYDDLLFVASQATGFGYFQNFGKTRRQGVEASTAAHLRNVDLGVDYTFLEATYQSPQVIEADSNSSNSNALAGEKGVTDGGLITILPGNHIPQVPQHMFKTYVDYHPLKKLGISADFNAIGSSFVKGNENNLHQADGQYYLGSGKSPGYGVVNLGSRYTFNAHLQLFAEINNLLNRHYYTTGQLATTPYDNNGNFIARPFTAYASGDYPLRNTTYFSPGAPITLFGGVKVSFGTR, from the coding sequence ATGAGTAGCATCCACCTGCAGGTGAACGATCCTGCGGGCCGCGCGCTCGTCTCGCACGGCGTGCTCTACGGGCCCAGCCCCAGCCGTCGTGTGCAGACGGAGAGCGATGGATCGCTTACGCTCTCCGACCTCGCCTTCGGCCGCTACACGCTGGTGTTGTCTAATAGCGGCTTCGCAGCGCAGACATTGCACTTCAATCTTCGCTCTACTGAGCCGGTGCAGCGCACCGTCGTGATGACCATCGGCAGCACGAACACCAGCGTGAATGTCATTGCATCCACTCCGATCGGATCGCTGGATGTCCCTCTGAGCGATGTGCCTCTGCCCGTTCAGACAGTCACCTCGCAGACCATCGAAGACACCAACGCCATTGACCTGACCGACACATTGAAACGCCGTCTGAACGGCGTTTATGTGAACGAGAATCAGAACAACCCCTTTCAGCCGGACGTGAACTATCGCGGCTACACCGCATCGCCGCTTGTCGGCGCGCCCGCGGGACTGTCGGTCTATCTCGACGGTGTTCGCCAGAACCAGCCCTTCGGCGATGTCGTGCAGTGGGATCTGATTCCCAAGGTCGCCATCAGCACCACGGAACTCATCCCCGGATCAAACCCTGTCTACGGCCTCAACACCCTGGGCGGCGCCATCGCGGTGCAGACGAAAGATGGCATCAGCAACAGCGGGTTCTCCATCAGCGGCTATGGCGGCGGCTTCGGCCGACGCGCCGTCGATGCGGAGTGGGGCGGCAGCAAAGGTCCGTGGAACTGGTTCGCAGCCGGCACGCTCTTTCATGAGGACGGATGGCGCGTTCAGTCGCCATCCAGCGTGAAGCAGTCCTTCGCAAAGATCGGCTATGCGCACAAAGACACACTGCTCTCGCTCTCCGGCGGCTATTCGATCAACAACCTCATCGGGAATGGCACGCAGGACTTCCGCGCGATGAATCGCACGACCGGCCTCAATCATGGCTATGGCAGCGTCTACTCGATCCCCGATGCCACTTACCAGCACCAGCCTTTCCTGACGCTCAACGTGACGCAGACCCTGAGCCACGGCTTGAGCATCAACGGCAATGCCTACATCCGTTCCACACGCACCAACACCAGCAACGGCGATGTCAACGACAACAGCTTCGATCAGTCGCTTTACACCCTGAGCACCGGGGACAAGACCGCTCTGACGGCGGCACACATTCCGTTCCCAACAACGCCCATCACCGCGGCGAACACTCCGTTCCCTTACCTGCGCTGTGTCGCGCAGACGCTCGAAAAGGCAGAGCCCGCGGAGAAATGTACCGGCGTAGACACGGACACGGTCAATCGTCAGCATGCCTATGGCGCCAGTGCCGCGCTCTCATGGAACACCACGCACAACAAGCTCGCCGTGGGTGCGGGGTTTGACCGTGGCGGTCTGACCTTCATCCAGACGTCGCAGTGGGGCTACCTGAACCCGGACGGCATCACCATCACACGTGTTCCCTCGTTCTCTGACGGCAGCGAGATTGACGATAGCGGCAGCCCGATCGACAGCCGCGTCAATCTGCATGGTGTGACGACAACGCCCAGCTTCTACCTCACAGACACGCTGAGCCTGGGCAAGTGGGTCTTCAACGCCGGCGGCCGCTACAACCACACCAACATCGACAACACAGACCGGCTGCCACCATCCGCCGCGCACGGTACGCTGACAGCCGTAAACATCTTTCAGCGTTTCAACCCGACTGCGGGTATGGTCTACAAGCCCAGCGCAATGCTCAATGCCTACTTCGATTACGGCGAAGCAAGCCGCGCACCAACCTCCACAGAGCTTGGCTGCGCCGACCCCGACTTTCCCTGCTCGCTGCCCAATGCGCTTGTCAGCGATCCGCCGCTGAAGCAGGTGGTCAGCCGCACCTACGAGTTCGGCTTCCGCGGCAATCCAGACGGCCGGTACCGCTACTCCGCCGGCTATTTCCACACAATCAATTACGACGACCTGCTCTTCGTCGCATCGCAGGCGACCGGTTTTGGCTACTTTCAGAACTTCGGCAAGACGCGGCGCCAGGGCGTTGAGGCATCAACCGCAGCACATCTGCGCAACGTGGATCTTGGGGTTGACTACACCTTCCTCGAAGCCACGTATCAGAGTCCGCAGGTCATCGAGGCCGACAGCAACAGCAGCAACAGCAACGCACTTGCGGGCGAGAAAGGCGTAACGGACGGCGGTCTGATCACCATCCTGCCCGGCAATCACATCCCGCAGGTGCCGCAACACATGTTCAAGACCTACGTGGACTACCACCCGCTGAAGAAGCTGGGGATCAGCGCCGACTTCAACGCCATCGGCAGCTCCTTCGTGAAGGGCAATGAAAACAACCTGCACCAGGCGGACGGTCAGTACTACCTGGGCAGCGGTAAGTCGCCGGGCTACGGCGTCGTCAATCTCGGCTCACGCTACACCTTCAATGCGCACCTGCAGCTCTTTGCAGAGATCAACAACCTGCTCAACCGGCACTACTACACCACCGGTCAGCTCGCCACGACGCCCTACGACAACAACGGCAACTTCATCGCGCGGCCCTTCACGGCGTATGCCAGCGGAGATTACCCGCTGCGCAACACCACCTACTTCTCGCCCGGTGCACCCATCACGCTCTTCGGTGGTGTAAAGGTCAGCTTCGGCACACGCTGA
- a CDS encoding FUSC family protein, translated as MAENFRSQLVAFDWSKSEPLHAFLCLPGIALPLIVGLHFGYPGTAALMVGGAQCVGFGSYQPPLFHRSGAMLAASIGIAISALVGALCRDSTTALLVTSVVWAVLYGLSNSISTATAWVGQQCCIFLVVSSAAPSTPGTTHDLVYSALLRGAGVLAGALLQYAILLLCRYFVAAAQTRFSSPDFDPTHFQRAFLLEQLKPRSGAFQFALRMGVTAAVSIAIYRAQTWTSAYWIGMTALLIPKPEFSATALRALLRAAGTLAGAALCTVIVVELQPRGMWLALLVLVFQFAAYLLANVNYGAFALALTGYICFVLAVAHQPPREVMLHRVLATLAGTGIALAVHLAFILGRKALNITPPTLHSLEERL; from the coding sequence GTGGCGGAGAACTTTCGATCCCAACTCGTGGCATTTGACTGGTCGAAATCCGAACCACTCCATGCATTTCTCTGCCTGCCGGGCATCGCACTGCCGCTGATCGTCGGCCTGCATTTTGGCTATCCCGGTACAGCCGCACTGATGGTCGGCGGAGCACAGTGCGTCGGCTTCGGATCCTATCAACCGCCACTCTTCCATCGCTCCGGCGCGATGCTTGCTGCGTCCATCGGCATTGCCATCTCGGCACTGGTCGGAGCGCTCTGCCGGGACAGCACGACTGCGCTGCTGGTCACGTCCGTCGTGTGGGCTGTGCTCTACGGTCTGTCCAACAGCATCAGCACAGCGACCGCATGGGTCGGCCAGCAGTGCTGTATTTTTCTCGTCGTCTCGTCCGCAGCGCCAAGCACGCCCGGCACAACGCATGACCTGGTTTATTCCGCGCTGCTGCGTGGAGCGGGCGTGCTGGCGGGTGCCTTGCTCCAATACGCAATCCTGCTGCTCTGCCGATACTTCGTTGCAGCGGCGCAGACACGTTTCTCAAGCCCGGACTTTGATCCTACGCACTTCCAGCGAGCCTTCCTGCTGGAGCAGTTGAAGCCCCGCAGTGGCGCCTTTCAGTTCGCACTGCGTATGGGCGTCACAGCAGCGGTTTCCATCGCAATCTACCGGGCGCAGACGTGGACGAGCGCCTACTGGATCGGCATGACCGCGTTGTTAATCCCGAAACCGGAGTTTTCCGCCACGGCCCTGCGCGCCTTACTACGTGCTGCCGGCACACTCGCGGGCGCCGCACTCTGCACCGTCATTGTGGTGGAGCTGCAGCCTCGCGGCATGTGGCTCGCACTGCTGGTCCTCGTCTTCCAGTTCGCCGCCTACCTGCTGGCCAACGTGAACTATGGCGCTTTCGCGCTCGCGCTGACGGGTTACATCTGCTTTGTACTGGCGGTCGCACATCAGCCACCACGCGAGGTGATGCTGCATCGCGTTCTTGCCACGCTGGCCGGCACAGGCATTGCGCTCGCCGTGCACCTGGCGTTCATCCTTGGCCGTAAGGCGCTGAACATCACGCCGCCAACACTCCACTCCCTCGAAGAGCGGCTGTAA